The Vibrio tubiashii genome includes a window with the following:
- a CDS encoding ABC transporter ATP-binding protein has product MSKALLDLTQLGMRFPTPNGEFIALKNVNLQINKGEFISLIGHSGCGKSTVLNLVAGLHLPTDGGVIVDGREVSGPGPERAVVFQNHSLLPWLTVYQNVELAVKQIAQSQLSQTTTSEQSSKQWIKEQVEHYLDLIQMSHAADKKPDEISGGMKQRVGIARALALQPKVLLMDEPFGALDALTRAHLQDSLMKIQAELNNTVIMITHDVDEAVLLSDKIVMMTNGPAATIGEVLEIDLPRPRNRVALADDPQYQKYRQSVLRFLYEKQSKPSTQPKSTEQKELEVPAKTA; this is encoded by the coding sequence ATGTCTAAAGCACTACTCGATTTAACTCAGTTGGGGATGAGATTCCCAACTCCGAATGGCGAATTTATCGCCCTAAAAAACGTCAATCTTCAGATTAATAAAGGCGAGTTTATTTCGCTGATTGGACACTCAGGTTGCGGAAAATCGACAGTACTTAATCTAGTGGCGGGTCTTCACCTGCCTACGGATGGCGGAGTGATTGTTGATGGCCGTGAGGTCAGTGGGCCAGGGCCAGAGCGCGCTGTCGTGTTTCAGAATCATTCGTTGTTGCCTTGGTTAACGGTTTATCAAAATGTAGAGCTGGCAGTAAAGCAGATTGCACAAAGCCAGTTGTCTCAAACCACCACTTCTGAACAAAGCTCTAAACAGTGGATCAAAGAGCAGGTCGAACATTATCTCGACTTGATTCAAATGTCTCACGCTGCGGATAAAAAGCCTGATGAAATCTCTGGTGGTATGAAGCAGCGAGTCGGTATTGCCCGCGCGCTTGCCCTTCAACCAAAAGTCCTTTTGATGGATGAACCCTTTGGCGCGCTTGATGCACTAACACGCGCTCATCTGCAAGACTCTCTGATGAAAATCCAAGCCGAGCTGAACAATACCGTCATTATGATTACCCATGATGTGGATGAAGCGGTACTGCTTTCAGACAAGATTGTGATGATGACTAATGGCCCTGCTGCAACCATTGGCGAGGTGTTGGAGATTGATTTGCCCCGCCCACGTAACCGTGTTGCGCTTGCCGATGACCCGCAGTATCAGAAATACCGTCAGTCAGTGCTGCGTTTCTTGTATGAAAAGCAGTCTAAACCCAGTACTCAACCTAAAAGTACCGAGCAGAAAGAGCTCGAAGTACCCGCTAAGACGGCATAA
- a CDS encoding ABC transporter permease: MSSNVISLIPSKQLVANKSKAFLLPVIGILMFLMMWHFSARQVETSLGTLPGPAQTYQQFSNLVVEHWDERKKEVAFIERQEKRNAAKLAKNPDAKVKIRPYTGKPTFFDQIVTSLITVASGFLLATLIAIPLGIVLGLNQGVYQAFNPIIQLLKPVSPLAWLPIVTMVVSATYVSDDPMFAKSFVNSLLTVALCSLWPTLINTAVGVTSVDKDLINVSKVLQLSWWQHIRVIVLPSAIPMIFTGLRLSLGIAWMVLIAAEMLAQNPGLGKFVWDEFQNGSSASLGRIMVAVITIGFIGLLLDRGMLQLQKWLSWNKQQALR; this comes from the coding sequence ATGTCGAGCAATGTAATCTCACTTATTCCGAGTAAGCAGTTGGTGGCGAACAAGAGCAAAGCTTTTTTGTTACCTGTGATTGGAATCTTGATGTTCTTGATGATGTGGCATTTCAGTGCACGTCAGGTAGAAACTTCACTAGGAACACTTCCGGGCCCGGCTCAAACCTACCAGCAATTCAGCAACTTAGTGGTAGAGCACTGGGATGAAAGAAAAAAAGAAGTCGCCTTTATCGAGCGACAAGAAAAACGTAATGCTGCAAAGCTAGCAAAAAATCCTGATGCTAAGGTCAAGATTAGACCTTACACGGGGAAGCCCACATTCTTTGATCAAATAGTGACTAGCCTAATAACGGTCGCCAGTGGATTTTTATTGGCCACGTTGATTGCTATACCACTAGGTATTGTCCTTGGCTTAAACCAAGGTGTTTATCAGGCATTTAACCCCATTATTCAGTTGCTTAAGCCAGTCTCTCCACTGGCGTGGCTACCGATAGTCACCATGGTGGTGAGCGCAACTTATGTCAGTGATGACCCAATGTTCGCTAAATCTTTTGTTAACTCGTTGCTGACAGTTGCCCTGTGTAGTTTGTGGCCAACGCTGATTAACACGGCCGTTGGCGTCACTAGCGTGGATAAAGATCTTATCAACGTCAGCAAAGTGCTGCAGTTATCTTGGTGGCAACATATCAGAGTCATCGTGCTTCCGTCCGCGATTCCGATGATCTTTACCGGATTGCGCTTATCGCTCGGTATCGCATGGATGGTACTCATTGCCGCAGAGATGTTGGCGCAAAACCCGGGACTAGGAAAGTTTGTTTGGGATGAATTCCAGAATGGCAGCTCGGCTTCATTGGGGCGCATTATGGTGGCAGTCATCACGATTGGTTTCATTGGTTTACTGCTAGACCGAGGCATGTTGCAACTACAGAAGTGGTTGTCTTGGAATAAGCAACAGGCATTGCGATAA
- a CDS encoding CmpA/NrtA family ABC transporter substrate-binding protein, with protein sequence MKWKSAIKRTLVGAALTTTFYVPSTLAELGEPELEDLKFGFIKLTDMAPLAVAYEKGYFEDEGLYVTLEAQANWKVLLDRVIDGELDGAHMLSGQPLGATIGIGTQAEVITAFSMDLNGNAITVSNKTWQQMKPNIPTEADGKLVHPIKADALKPVVESYLDEGKPFNMGMVFPVSTHNYELRYWLAAGGIHPGYYAPKSGDNSGQLNADVLLSVTPPPQMPATMEAGTIEGYCVGEPWNQQAVFKGIGAPVVTDYEIWKNNPEKVFGVSKSWAEKYPNTHIRVVKALIRAAHWLDENNNANRVEAVKLLAKSEYVGADFEVIANSMTGTFEYEKGNVREVPDFNVFFRHNATYPYYSDAIWYLTQMRRWGQIPEEKSDDWYMDVAKEVYRPDIYQQAAQALIEDGVLTSKDFPDFATEDGFRAPQTHFIDNIVYDGRSPNAYLEKFSIGLKGKDKV encoded by the coding sequence ATGAAATGGAAGTCAGCAATCAAACGTACGTTGGTGGGTGCAGCGTTAACCACCACCTTTTATGTACCTAGCACCTTAGCCGAGCTGGGTGAGCCAGAACTCGAAGACCTTAAATTTGGCTTTATCAAACTTACCGATATGGCGCCACTCGCTGTTGCCTATGAGAAAGGCTATTTTGAAGACGAAGGCTTGTACGTCACGTTAGAAGCGCAAGCGAACTGGAAAGTCTTGCTCGATAGAGTGATTGACGGTGAGCTTGATGGTGCCCACATGCTGTCAGGTCAACCGTTAGGCGCGACAATTGGCATTGGCACCCAAGCGGAAGTGATTACCGCATTCAGTATGGATCTCAACGGTAATGCGATTACGGTTTCAAACAAAACATGGCAGCAGATGAAACCCAATATTCCGACCGAGGCAGATGGAAAGTTAGTTCACCCAATTAAGGCAGACGCACTTAAACCTGTTGTCGAGAGTTATCTTGATGAAGGTAAACCGTTCAACATGGGAATGGTGTTTCCTGTCTCTACTCACAATTATGAACTGCGTTATTGGCTTGCTGCGGGTGGTATACACCCAGGTTACTACGCGCCCAAGTCAGGTGATAACAGTGGGCAACTCAACGCAGACGTGCTGCTTAGTGTAACTCCACCACCACAAATGCCTGCGACGATGGAAGCGGGAACGATAGAAGGTTACTGCGTTGGTGAACCTTGGAATCAACAGGCAGTATTTAAAGGTATTGGCGCGCCGGTTGTGACTGACTATGAGATCTGGAAAAACAACCCAGAAAAAGTGTTTGGTGTCTCCAAATCGTGGGCAGAAAAATACCCCAATACGCACATTCGTGTGGTGAAAGCGCTTATCCGAGCTGCTCATTGGTTGGACGAGAACAACAACGCCAACCGAGTTGAAGCAGTCAAACTGTTAGCAAAAAGCGAATATGTTGGCGCAGATTTCGAAGTGATAGCGAACTCGATGACAGGGACTTTTGAGTACGAAAAAGGCAATGTCCGAGAGGTGCCAGACTTCAACGTATTCTTCCGTCACAACGCCACTTACCCTTATTACAGTGATGCGATTTGGTATCTGACCCAAATGCGTCGCTGGGGACAAATTCCTGAAGAAAAATCTGATGATTGGTATATGGATGTCGCGAAAGAGGTTTATCGCCCAGATATCTACCAGCAAGCTGCACAAGCGCTGATTGAAGACGGGGTACTCACAAGCAAAGACTTCCCAGATTTTGCCACCGAAGATGGTTTCCGCGCTCCACAAACACATTTTATCGACAACATCGTCTACGACGGCCGTTCGCCTAACGCGTATCTAGAGAAGTTCTCAATCGGTCTTAAAGGCAAAGACAAAGTTTAA
- a CDS encoding ANTAR domain-containing response regulator: MHKNLSKNPLIICSDRVEELARLSTLLAQEFDNIISCQLNQFEQMLDREPNAYVVVGWLQPSAELRVVIEECRVRKHPLLVVLKQLDSNDISRLPERMDYVLVPADTEFCLIPWIANACQIRRSVVALEDEIEQLELRLEERKIIERAKGLLMKMHQVDEDAAYKAMRKSAMQSSQTLAQVAKNLLQTLEALK, translated from the coding sequence ATGCACAAAAATCTCTCCAAAAATCCGCTCATCATTTGCAGTGATCGTGTTGAAGAATTGGCACGATTATCGACGCTGCTCGCTCAAGAATTTGACAACATCATCAGTTGTCAGCTTAATCAGTTTGAACAAATGTTGGACCGAGAACCCAACGCTTATGTCGTTGTGGGCTGGTTGCAACCGAGTGCTGAACTGCGCGTGGTTATTGAAGAATGCCGTGTTAGAAAGCATCCACTCTTGGTGGTGCTGAAGCAACTCGACTCTAATGATATCAGTCGTTTACCGGAAAGAATGGATTATGTCCTTGTTCCGGCAGATACCGAGTTTTGTTTGATTCCGTGGATAGCCAATGCGTGCCAGATTCGCCGTTCAGTGGTTGCTCTTGAAGATGAAATCGAACAGCTTGAGCTGCGATTAGAAGAAAGAAAGATCATTGAGCGAGCAAAAGGGCTACTGATGAAAATGCACCAAGTCGATGAAGATGCGGCTTACAAAGCGATGAGAAAATCAGCGATGCAATCGAGTCAAACCTTGGCGCAAGTGGCGAAAAATCTACTGCAAACTTTAGAGGCGCTAAAATAG
- a CDS encoding glycosyl transferase family protein produces the protein MSSILECIRTVGRGERGRKPLTFDQAYQIMDEYLDGQCGDDQMAMLLMLIRVQNETKQEIAGFVKAFQSRVPSLGADIDWPCYAGKRKSAGQPWHLLAAKILADSGYKVLLHGYHDRPAGRLHAEDYLEAFGIEVAQSPQEAKQLLETKRIAYLPLKHFAPQAETMIGWKNRYGLRTPINTVVRALNPGGAKLGLRGSFHPGFQQLHAEVESEIGLTRHAVVSFKGQSGESEYNPKVSQTVWVSTPTGVESHYWTERMLTDIPLPKKCLFGTTENDLNMMANTVVSTMAATLFAESNDLEKSFEKAYLLWSGYCDNQ, from the coding sequence ATGAGCTCAATTTTAGAATGTATCCGAACGGTTGGACGAGGAGAGCGAGGACGCAAGCCGCTTACCTTTGATCAAGCATACCAAATCATGGACGAGTATCTTGATGGTCAATGCGGTGACGACCAGATGGCGATGCTACTGATGTTGATTCGAGTACAAAATGAAACCAAACAGGAAATTGCAGGTTTCGTAAAAGCGTTTCAGTCTCGTGTCCCTAGCTTGGGCGCTGATATTGACTGGCCGTGTTATGCGGGTAAACGCAAAAGTGCAGGGCAACCTTGGCACCTGTTAGCAGCTAAGATACTTGCAGACAGTGGCTACAAAGTGCTGTTACATGGTTATCACGATAGGCCCGCTGGACGATTACATGCTGAAGATTACCTTGAAGCCTTTGGTATTGAGGTTGCCCAGTCACCGCAAGAGGCGAAACAACTACTAGAGACTAAACGTATCGCTTATCTACCTCTTAAGCATTTTGCTCCACAAGCTGAAACTATGATTGGCTGGAAGAATCGCTATGGATTGCGTACACCGATCAACACGGTCGTCAGAGCTTTAAACCCGGGAGGCGCAAAACTGGGGTTACGCGGTAGCTTCCATCCAGGCTTCCAACAGCTGCATGCTGAAGTCGAAAGCGAGATAGGATTAACCCGACACGCCGTGGTCTCTTTTAAAGGACAATCTGGCGAATCAGAATATAACCCTAAAGTCAGCCAAACCGTTTGGGTGAGCACACCGACAGGCGTTGAATCGCATTATTGGACTGAACGTATGCTGACTGACATTCCTTTACCTAAAAAGTGCCTGTTTGGTACGACAGAAAATGATCTTAATATGATGGCTAATACAGTGGTTTCGACAATGGCGGCGACACTGTTTGCTGAGTCAAACGATCTAGAAAAGTCATTTGAAAAGGCCTATCTACTCTGGTCTGGTTACTGTGATAATCAGTAA
- the cobA gene encoding uroporphyrinogen-III C-methyltransferase — MKLDKRVKEGSQLGLRGAGFIAHQYVKQPNLTGSGCDSEGVKRGQVQLVGAGPNDPELLTVKALKAIQQADVIVFDRLVNREILDFAAAKCQQIYVGKRCGQPSLKQEEISQILVELAKLGKRVVRLKGGDPFIFGRGGEEGLLLAKHKIEFEVIPGITAAIGCAASSYIPLTHREIARSVTFVTGQVVTGALPAWSELVRAGQTLVFYMGLEKAQEIQQGLIAQGLNADFPLAIITHGCSRQQKVHVSSLDSLTAKAKELKGVSPALIILGEVVKLREELNMTIESVISQEEV; from the coding sequence ATGAAATTAGACAAGAGAGTCAAAGAGGGTTCGCAATTAGGGCTACGCGGTGCAGGTTTCATTGCTCATCAATATGTAAAACAGCCCAATCTCACTGGTAGTGGCTGTGATTCAGAAGGTGTCAAACGCGGACAGGTGCAACTGGTTGGTGCAGGCCCCAATGACCCAGAGCTGTTGACAGTAAAAGCGCTGAAAGCGATTCAACAGGCAGATGTGATTGTATTTGATCGTCTGGTGAATAGGGAAATTTTGGATTTTGCTGCGGCTAAATGCCAACAAATTTACGTGGGTAAGCGCTGCGGTCAACCGAGCTTAAAGCAAGAAGAAATCAGCCAAATTCTAGTCGAACTGGCGAAATTAGGTAAACGTGTCGTTAGGCTAAAGGGCGGTGACCCCTTCATATTTGGTCGCGGTGGTGAAGAAGGATTGCTACTCGCAAAGCACAAAATTGAGTTTGAGGTAATTCCAGGTATCACAGCCGCGATAGGTTGCGCGGCGTCGTCTTATATCCCTTTAACTCATAGAGAAATCGCCAGAAGCGTTACCTTTGTGACAGGGCAGGTGGTGACAGGAGCGTTACCTGCTTGGTCTGAGCTTGTTAGGGCAGGACAGACTTTGGTTTTTTATATGGGGCTGGAGAAAGCGCAAGAGATTCAGCAAGGACTGATCGCGCAAGGTCTCAATGCAGACTTTCCGCTTGCCATCATTACTCACGGTTGTAGCCGTCAGCAAAAGGTACATGTGTCGTCTCTAGACTCGTTAACTGCTAAAGCGAAAGAGTTAAAAGGGGTCAGCCCAGCATTGATTATCTTAGGCGAAGTCGTCAAACTGCGAGAAGAACTAAACATGACCATAGAGTCAGTGATCTCACAAGAGGAAGTATGA
- a CDS encoding nitrate reductase, whose protein sequence is MTRECTKTACPYCGVGCGVEVNQLGIEGDKAHPANQGALCVKGSALAQSLDMPSRLLYPKLDGKEISWERATEVIATAYSEAIQNHGADSTAMYVSGQLLTEDYYVANKFMKGVVGSANIDTNSRLCMSSAVVAHNRAFGEDVVPVNYDDIDDAELIVICGANTAWTHPVLFRRIQQARERNPELRLVVIDPRETVTAQQSDLHLSIPNDGDIALFNGLLRYCVESGSLDESYIESHTSGFGALVDLVMSKEFGIEALCEQLELSQEQLKTFYRWFATTRKTITLFCQGVNQSQYGADKANTIINAHLATGKIGIQGAGPFSITGQPNAMGGREVGGLANQLAIHRGFDPESIKLVSEFWNTDTLAQQPGLKAIEMFEAVERGDIQVIWIMATNPVVSMPDNAFVKRALEKCPLVIVSDVTADSDIAKYADLLLPASGWGEKQGMVTNSERMLTRQRQFMFAKGAAKPDWQAISDVGARLCELQGRENAFDFAREADVFREYAAMTGLNTQSSLLLDLSEFANITDEEYLNWQPIQWGGERPLHNGQFSFADRKARFVIPALPPKQQDQSWWLNTGRQRDQWHTMTRTGYISHLAATEPEPRVYMSSRSAAYMDVKSGQLVALASSETERKIIARVAIDDGLGKRQLFMSMHWAGDYGGESQVNAVVSRIADPSSGQPAFKSQPVELFPVKAQTYGLYLGERFVEHDFVYQSFQSEERVGVWRFADSQRYDKSFATELGETPHKRKVVLELAGGWLTVCYDEVGEDKIIRSLLMISQLPIEVDVPNLAGLIGKPLTFSALLSVSSQQEASELICSCFRVSDKQILRELESGDCTSVNQLKTKLKCGTNCGSCLPQVERLVASHEQTILIAK, encoded by the coding sequence ATGACAAGGGAATGTACAAAAACGGCCTGCCCATATTGTGGAGTGGGATGCGGTGTGGAAGTGAATCAACTGGGCATAGAAGGGGATAAGGCGCACCCCGCAAATCAAGGGGCTTTATGTGTTAAAGGTTCCGCGTTAGCTCAGAGCTTAGACATGCCTTCGCGATTGCTGTATCCAAAGTTGGATGGCAAAGAGATAAGTTGGGAGCGAGCAACGGAGGTGATCGCGACTGCTTATAGTGAAGCGATTCAAAACCATGGCGCAGATTCCACGGCAATGTATGTTTCAGGTCAGTTACTTACTGAAGACTATTACGTAGCCAATAAGTTTATGAAGGGCGTGGTAGGCAGCGCGAACATCGACACCAATTCACGGCTATGTATGTCTTCTGCCGTTGTGGCTCACAACCGTGCGTTTGGAGAAGATGTCGTCCCTGTTAACTATGACGACATAGATGATGCGGAGCTAATTGTGATATGCGGAGCGAATACCGCATGGACACACCCCGTTTTGTTCAGACGCATTCAACAGGCTCGAGAACGTAACCCTGAATTGAGGCTAGTGGTGATTGATCCGCGCGAAACAGTGACGGCCCAGCAATCCGACTTACATCTATCTATCCCTAATGACGGTGATATTGCGCTGTTTAATGGACTGCTGCGTTACTGTGTTGAAAGTGGCTCTCTAGACGAGTCCTATATTGAGTCCCATACTTCTGGATTCGGCGCGTTAGTTGATCTCGTCATGAGCAAAGAATTCGGTATAGAAGCGCTGTGTGAGCAACTAGAGCTGAGCCAAGAGCAACTAAAAACCTTCTATCGCTGGTTCGCCACGACCAGAAAAACCATCACTCTGTTTTGCCAAGGAGTAAACCAATCCCAATACGGTGCAGACAAGGCCAACACCATTATTAATGCTCACCTCGCGACGGGTAAGATTGGCATTCAGGGGGCGGGGCCGTTTTCTATTACTGGTCAGCCGAACGCCATGGGAGGGAGAGAAGTCGGTGGGCTAGCGAATCAGCTAGCAATCCATAGAGGGTTTGACCCTGAGTCCATAAAGCTTGTCAGTGAGTTTTGGAACACAGATACCCTTGCTCAGCAACCGGGTCTAAAAGCGATTGAGATGTTTGAAGCCGTTGAGCGTGGCGATATTCAAGTGATTTGGATCATGGCGACTAACCCAGTTGTTTCAATGCCTGACAACGCATTTGTAAAACGTGCACTCGAAAAATGTCCCCTCGTTATCGTATCGGATGTGACCGCTGATTCTGATATCGCCAAGTATGCGGATTTGTTGCTCCCAGCCTCAGGTTGGGGGGAAAAGCAAGGTATGGTGACCAACTCAGAACGTATGCTCACTCGCCAAAGGCAGTTTATGTTCGCTAAAGGTGCAGCTAAGCCAGATTGGCAAGCGATCAGTGATGTGGGCGCAAGGCTGTGTGAGTTACAAGGTCGAGAGAATGCCTTCGATTTTGCTCGTGAGGCTGACGTGTTTAGAGAATACGCAGCCATGACTGGATTGAATACACAGAGCTCATTGCTACTTGATCTGTCCGAGTTCGCGAATATCACTGATGAAGAGTACTTAAACTGGCAACCTATTCAGTGGGGAGGAGAAAGACCTTTACACAACGGCCAATTTAGCTTTGCTGATCGTAAAGCGAGGTTTGTCATCCCTGCACTGCCACCAAAACAGCAGGACCAATCATGGTGGTTAAATACTGGCAGACAAAGAGATCAGTGGCATACCATGACTCGTACTGGCTACATTTCCCATCTTGCGGCGACTGAACCTGAACCAAGGGTGTATATGAGCAGTCGTTCTGCAGCTTACATGGACGTTAAATCAGGCCAGTTGGTCGCCTTAGCTAGCTCAGAGACAGAGAGAAAGATTATTGCGAGAGTAGCAATTGATGACGGGTTAGGAAAAAGACAACTGTTTATGTCGATGCACTGGGCAGGAGATTATGGAGGCGAAAGTCAGGTTAATGCTGTGGTAAGCCGCATTGCTGATCCTTCTTCTGGACAACCAGCATTTAAATCCCAACCAGTGGAGTTGTTCCCGGTAAAAGCACAAACTTATGGCCTTTACCTCGGTGAGCGATTTGTTGAGCACGATTTCGTTTACCAATCATTTCAATCTGAAGAGCGAGTTGGCGTCTGGCGTTTTGCAGATAGCCAACGTTATGACAAGTCATTTGCGACAGAGCTAGGTGAAACTCCGCACAAACGCAAAGTCGTTTTAGAGCTTGCTGGTGGCTGGCTAACAGTTTGTTATGACGAAGTGGGTGAAGACAAAATCATTCGATCTCTACTCATGATCTCTCAGCTCCCTATTGAGGTAGATGTGCCAAATCTTGCAGGTTTAATCGGTAAGCCTCTAACTTTTTCAGCATTGCTGTCTGTCTCTAGCCAGCAAGAAGCCAGTGAGTTGATCTGTAGTTGTTTTAGAGTGAGCGATAAGCAGATTCTCCGCGAGTTGGAGAGTGGAGATTGCACAAGCGTTAATCAACTGAAAACTAAACTCAAGTGTGGAACAAACTGCGGCTCATGCTTACCTCAAGTTGAGCGTCTTGTCGCAAGCCACGAACAAACAATACTGATTGCGAAATAG
- a CDS encoding diguanylate cyclase domain-containing protein, protein MEEYQKQIAELKAQVESLQKDKDRLQEKLNLALDGTGLCLWEQHVPSGTLTIFNMEWGKMLGYQSNELTATVETWKSKLHPEDYDLAVGAFEDHLAGKTDLYEVVHRMIHKDGSDSWVSDRGRVVEFDSNGKPLRMMGTHVDITQEKRYEQQLAKLANSDPLTGLLNRSAFEQSYLTHTQLSSSNYSALIFIDIDNFKSVNDQLGHQAGDRLLIQIAGSLERNAIPGSIVARLGGDEFVMLSHIHNQNQIQEFCDTLLAHVTPEIQPDSPYAKIGFSIGVCLFSGTQYRFDEIYEKADSAMYRVKKGGKNGVAYVDLCES, encoded by the coding sequence ATGGAAGAATACCAAAAGCAGATCGCAGAGCTGAAAGCTCAAGTTGAATCACTACAAAAGGATAAAGATCGACTACAAGAAAAACTCAACTTGGCATTGGATGGTACGGGGCTTTGTTTATGGGAGCAGCATGTACCTTCTGGAACCCTGACAATCTTTAATATGGAATGGGGGAAGATGCTTGGGTACCAGTCTAACGAGCTGACGGCCACCGTCGAGACTTGGAAAAGTAAACTACACCCTGAAGATTACGATTTGGCTGTGGGCGCATTTGAGGACCATTTAGCAGGCAAAACCGATCTCTATGAAGTCGTTCATAGAATGATTCACAAGGATGGTAGTGACAGTTGGGTCTCAGACAGAGGAAGAGTCGTCGAGTTTGACTCGAATGGCAAACCACTGCGAATGATGGGGACACACGTCGATATCACCCAAGAGAAACGTTATGAACAACAGCTCGCTAAGCTCGCCAATAGTGACCCTCTGACTGGGCTACTAAACAGAAGCGCCTTTGAACAATCTTACTTAACTCATACCCAACTCAGCAGCTCTAACTACTCTGCGCTTATCTTTATTGATATCGACAACTTTAAATCCGTCAATGATCAACTGGGTCACCAAGCTGGGGATCGGTTGTTAATACAAATCGCAGGGAGTTTAGAACGTAACGCTATTCCGGGTTCGATCGTAGCAAGGCTGGGTGGAGACGAGTTTGTTATGTTAAGTCACATCCACAATCAAAATCAGATTCAGGAGTTTTGCGATACCCTACTTGCTCATGTCACACCAGAAATTCAGCCGGACTCCCCATATGCCAAAATCGGTTTTAGTATTGGTGTCTGTCTGTTCTCGGGAACTCAATATCGTTTTGATGAAATTTACGAGAAAGCGGACTCTGCGATGTATAGAGTCAAGAAAGGCGGAAAAAATGGCGTTGCGTATGTGGATTTGTGTGAAAGCTAA